DNA sequence from the Ramlibacter agri genome:
CAGCCGGCCTATGCGCAGCTGGAGCAGTCGTTCCGCCAGGGCGGCGTCACGGCGCAGGAAACGCTGCAGGCCTTCAGCGGCCTGCTGGTGGAGGAAGACCGGATGGCCGCCGCCAACGGCCAGCTCGCGCTGGCGTGGATCGCGTGGCAGGCCGGCATCGGCGGGGCCGGCGAAGCGAGCACGAGCGAGTTGCTGGGCGCCGGGAGCCCCTGATCACCAATCGTACAAACTGAGCCCGAAACTCAAAACGGTCCTGGCCTTGTTGTAGTCCAGCAGGCTGTCGCCATAGCCGGTGAACACCTGCGTGTGGAAGTACAGGCTGCCGAAGCGCGTGCCGCTGAAGGGCGAGCGGGCGGGAATCATCCACTGCAGCCGCGCGGAGCCGCGGTCCAGGTGATTGAACGGCGTGCGCCAGGTGAAGAACCAGCGGTTGCGCTTGGGCGTGACCCAGCCCGCCACCAGCTCGCCGCGGCCGATGTAGTCGGTGATGTCCGGGTTGTCGTCGGTGGCCGCGTTCTCGGGGACGCGCTTCCACAGCTTGGCCTGCAGCGTGAAGTCCTTCTTCTCCACGCCGCCCATGATGAAGACGCGGTTCCAGCTGCGCGAAAGCGGCAGGTCCTGGCCGTTCGACTGGTGGCTCAGGCCGAAGCCGCCATAGCGCAGGCGCCAGCCGCTGTCGCCCAGCGCCTGGTCGAAGGGATAGATGTAGAAGACTTCCGGCTCGTGGTCGGTGTTGCGGAAGGGCCGCGACAGGTCTTCGGTGAACAGCTGCCAGTAGGACTGCTGCGTGTACGCGAACCACAGCGAGTCGCTCAGGTCGCCCTTGCGCAGCATCCCTTCGCCGAGCTTGCTGCGCAGCGACAGCTGGATCTTCGTCTCGAAGGTGCGGTAGGGCCGCGGCTCGGGCGCGTTGTTGGCCGGGTTCTCCGACGTCGGCTGCTGGTTGACCTTGTTGGACCACACCAGCGACAGGCTGAGGGGACGGTAGCCGCGCAGGCCGAAAGTGCC
Encoded proteins:
- a CDS encoding phospholipase A, whose translation is MSSRLTSGLALAAAFIVPHAHAQGADPGWQACAGLTDGNARLQCFDTWATRQQAPGPAPAPQPAQAPAPAPTVAAAPAVLGEEEGCHDPSATELSRMWELEPRTSCGTFGLRGYRPLSLSLVWSNKVNQQPTSENPANNAPEPRPYRTFETKIQLSLRSKLGEGMLRKGDLSDSLWFAYTQQSYWQLFTEDLSRPFRNTDHEPEVFYIYPFDQALGDSGWRLRYGGFGLSHQSNGQDLPLSRSWNRVFIMGGVEKKDFTLQAKLWKRVPENAATDDNPDITDYIGRGELVAGWVTPKRNRWFFTWRTPFNHLDRGSARLQWMIPARSPFSGTRFGSLYFHTQVFTGYGDSLLDYNKARTVLSFGLSLYDW